Proteins from a genomic interval of Streptomyces sp. NBC_00820:
- the treZ gene encoding malto-oligosyltrehalose trehalohydrolase — MQFDVWAPQADRVTLQCDGATRALERDPERVGWWTGRAQAVDGTRYGFGLDGGAVLPDPRSRRQPDGPDGLSAVVDHGRYAWRTPWQGRGLPGAVLYELHVGTYTREGTLDAAAERLDHLAELGITHVELMPLTPVPGRHGWGYDGVAPWAVHEPYGGPEALKRFVDRAHELGLGVVLDVVHNHLGPSGNHLPAFGPYFTDTHQTPWGAAVNLDAPGSDEVRAYFLESALAWLRDYRLDGLRLDAVHALHDTRARHFLEELSAAVDGLAAEVGRPLFLVAESDLNDPRIITPRGEHGLGLHAQWNDDFHHALHTALTGESQGYYADFARAPLAALAKTLNRGYFHDGTYSSFRGRDHGRPLDRGRVGAHRLLGYSQTHDQIGNRAQGDRLSATLSPGLLACAATLTLTAPSTPMLFMGEEWAAGTPWQYFTDHTDPELAEAVRQGRRREFAAHGWAEEDVPDPQDPATRERSCLDWSEPEREPHARVLSWYRRLIGLRRELPDLTAPDLADTKVAYDEEGRWLAFRRGDVRVAVNLGKQPAAIPLGTGRLRVLAAWDPVLAPGPDGLLQVPGESCVVLTQA; from the coding sequence GTGCAGTTCGACGTGTGGGCACCACAGGCAGACCGCGTGACGCTTCAGTGCGACGGCGCCACGCGCGCGTTGGAGCGCGATCCGGAGCGGGTGGGGTGGTGGACAGGGCGGGCGCAGGCCGTGGACGGCACCCGCTACGGCTTCGGGCTGGACGGCGGCGCCGTGCTGCCCGATCCGCGCTCGCGCCGCCAGCCGGACGGTCCGGACGGCCTGAGCGCGGTCGTGGACCACGGGCGGTACGCGTGGCGTACGCCGTGGCAGGGGCGAGGGCTGCCGGGCGCGGTGCTCTACGAACTGCACGTGGGCACGTACACCCGCGAGGGCACCCTCGACGCCGCCGCGGAACGCCTCGACCATCTCGCCGAACTCGGCATCACGCACGTGGAGTTGATGCCACTCACCCCTGTCCCGGGACGGCACGGCTGGGGGTACGACGGGGTGGCGCCCTGGGCGGTGCACGAGCCGTACGGCGGTCCCGAGGCGCTGAAGCGGTTCGTGGACCGGGCGCACGAGCTGGGACTGGGTGTCGTCCTGGATGTCGTGCACAACCACCTGGGCCCGTCGGGCAATCATCTGCCCGCGTTCGGGCCGTACTTCACGGATACGCATCAGACGCCCTGGGGTGCGGCGGTGAACCTGGACGCGCCCGGCTCGGACGAGGTGCGCGCGTACTTCCTGGAGAGCGCGCTGGCGTGGCTGCGCGACTACCGGCTCGACGGGCTGCGTCTGGACGCCGTGCACGCGCTGCACGACACGCGCGCGCGTCACTTCCTGGAGGAGCTGTCGGCGGCGGTCGACGGCCTCGCCGCCGAGGTGGGCCGCCCCCTGTTCCTGGTCGCCGAGTCGGACCTGAACGATCCCCGGATCATCACCCCGCGCGGGGAGCACGGCCTCGGGCTGCACGCGCAGTGGAACGACGACTTCCACCACGCCCTGCACACCGCGCTCACCGGCGAGTCCCAGGGCTACTACGCCGACTTCGCGCGGGCCCCGCTCGCCGCGCTCGCCAAGACCCTCAACCGCGGCTACTTCCACGACGGCACCTACTCGTCCTTCCGGGGTCGTGACCACGGACGGCCACTGGACCGCGGGCGCGTGGGCGCCCACCGGCTGCTGGGCTACAGCCAGACCCACGACCAGATCGGCAACCGCGCCCAGGGCGACCGGCTTTCGGCCACACTCTCCCCCGGACTGCTGGCCTGCGCGGCCACGCTCACGCTCACCGCGCCGTCCACCCCGATGCTGTTCATGGGCGAGGAGTGGGCGGCCGGCACGCCGTGGCAGTACTTCACCGACCACACGGACCCGGAGCTGGCGGAGGCCGTACGGCAGGGCAGGCGACGGGAGTTCGCGGCGCACGGCTGGGCCGAGGAGGACGTACCCGACCCGCAGGACCCGGCGACCCGGGAGCGGTCCTGCCTGGACTGGTCGGAGCCCGAGCGCGAACCCCACGCGCGCGTGCTCTCCTGGTACCGCCGGCTGATCGGGCTGCGCCGCGAACTGCCCGACCTCACCGCTCCCGACCTCGCCGACACGAAGGTGGCGTACGACGAGGAGGGCCGCTGGCTGGCCTTCCGGCGCGGGGACGTCCGCGTGGCCGTCAATCTCGGCAAGCAGCCGGCGGCGATCCCGCTCGGCACCGGCCGGCTGCGGGTGCTCGCCGCGTGGGACCCGGTTCTGGCCCCGGGCCCGGACGGGCTGCTGCAGGTCCCCGGGGAG
- a CDS encoding DUF1707 and FHA domain-containing protein, with amino-acid sequence MTSSFEFPTYPARPSDAERDKALQVLRDGVAMGRLSHDTFVRRMELALSARASDELAALTADLPHENRLSRAVLGTVEAVSGFTVRLRRAWQAERLPKLLLPHPAHDHPLRIGRDPANGLRLNHETVSRVHADLRRQGGVWVLRDLGSTNGTTVNGRRVVGAVVVREGDMISFGKTAFRLAAN; translated from the coding sequence GTGACGTCGTCCTTCGAGTTCCCCACGTACCCCGCGCGGCCTTCCGACGCGGAGCGCGACAAGGCGCTGCAGGTGCTGCGAGACGGCGTCGCCATGGGCCGCCTGTCGCACGACACCTTCGTGCGCCGCATGGAACTCGCGCTCTCCGCGCGCGCCTCCGACGAACTCGCCGCCCTCACCGCCGACCTGCCCCACGAGAACCGTCTCTCGCGAGCGGTGCTGGGCACCGTGGAGGCCGTCTCCGGCTTCACCGTACGACTGCGCCGCGCCTGGCAGGCCGAACGGCTGCCGAAGCTGCTCCTGCCGCACCCCGCGCACGACCATCCGCTGCGCATCGGCCGCGACCCGGCCAACGGGTTGCGCCTCAACCACGAGACGGTGTCCCGCGTGCACGCCGACCTGCGCCGCCAGGGCGGCGTGTGGGTCCTCAGGGACCTCGGTTCCACCAACGGCACCACCGTCAACGGCCGCCGCGTGGTCGGCGCCGTCGTCGTCCGGGAGGGCGACATGATCAGCTTCGGGAAGACCGCCTTCCGGCTGGCGGCGAACTGA
- a CDS encoding SSI family serine proteinase inhibitor has product MTYLTRAAAAAGALLAAAGLLTAGPAHAAPRGTAADDWLYLTVTRGDAQSGVTSGALLLCDPPLGHPHAAEACAELAAADGDIARIPHKDVFCPLIFAPVTAHAHGRWNGRPVDYQETYTSKCVMDARTGSVFALED; this is encoded by the coding sequence ATGACCTACCTCACCCGAGCGGCGGCCGCGGCCGGCGCTCTGCTGGCCGCCGCGGGCCTCCTCACCGCGGGCCCCGCCCACGCCGCGCCCCGCGGAACGGCCGCCGACGACTGGCTGTACCTGACCGTCACCCGCGGCGACGCGCAGTCCGGCGTCACCAGCGGCGCCCTGCTCCTGTGCGACCCGCCCCTGGGCCACCCGCACGCGGCGGAGGCCTGCGCCGAACTCGCCGCCGCCGACGGTGACATCGCGCGTATCCCGCACAAGGACGTGTTCTGCCCACTGATCTTCGCCCCGGTGACCGCCCACGCGCACGGGCGCTGGAACGGGCGGCCGGTCGACTACCAGGAGACCTACACCAGCAAGTGCGTGATGGACGCGCGGACGGGGTCGGTGTTCGCCCTGGAGGACTGA
- a CDS encoding M14 family zinc carboxypeptidase produces MSLLPELRYPNLPELVSFAHALATQEPGLCVLRQVGLSRAGRPLHLLSVGHARRAVLVVAGAHANEPTGGSTLRALAERVLAERELRSGTSWHFLLCADPDGASLHVTPAPRSLFDYHLGFYRPTGAEQPEWAPSVLPPDRLPPETRTLTGVIDELRPYLQVTLHGTDLGGSWVQLTKDVPGLAEPFAKSAAQLHIPVETGASDAAGWPSSGPGVHVMPGPDSRAAYPSMPDDARHSTWYHAHRYGGLTAVVEVPMWASDLVDDPAPHPAPAAALRQLAARLLRDATEVERVLAEALPRLDDTGGPLLRAARWALGLIPGLARDWTHTAPAGTTMAYVGSVDAFGRRLPLRAAAMLLRVLRETDDLAAPWLEHLVAAWCESFALRFRARWVPLEHQVEHQSRTVLVAARQAREQAA; encoded by the coding sequence GTGAGTCTCCTGCCGGAGCTGCGCTACCCCAACCTTCCCGAACTGGTGTCCTTCGCACACGCGTTGGCCACTCAGGAGCCCGGGCTGTGTGTGCTGCGGCAGGTGGGTCTCTCCCGGGCGGGCCGGCCCCTGCATCTGCTGTCGGTGGGGCATGCACGCCGTGCCGTGCTGGTGGTGGCGGGCGCCCACGCCAACGAACCGACCGGGGGCTCCACCCTCCGCGCGCTGGCCGAACGGGTGCTGGCGGAACGGGAGTTGCGCTCCGGCACCTCCTGGCACTTCCTGCTGTGCGCCGACCCGGACGGCGCGAGTCTGCACGTGACCCCGGCCCCGCGCAGCCTGTTCGACTACCACCTCGGTTTCTACCGTCCCACGGGGGCTGAGCAGCCGGAGTGGGCGCCGTCGGTACTGCCCCCGGACCGGCTGCCGCCCGAGACGCGCACCCTGACCGGCGTGATCGACGAGCTGCGCCCGTATCTGCAGGTGACCCTGCACGGAACCGATCTGGGCGGCAGCTGGGTGCAGTTGACGAAGGACGTGCCGGGGCTGGCCGAGCCGTTCGCCAAGTCCGCGGCACAGCTGCACATCCCGGTGGAGACGGGCGCCTCGGACGCGGCGGGCTGGCCGTCCTCGGGGCCGGGCGTGCATGTCATGCCCGGCCCGGACTCGCGCGCCGCCTACCCGAGCATGCCCGACGACGCCCGGCACAGCACCTGGTACCACGCACACCGCTACGGCGGTCTGACGGCCGTGGTGGAGGTGCCGATGTGGGCCAGCGACCTGGTGGACGACCCGGCACCGCACCCGGCGCCGGCGGCGGCACTGCGGCAACTGGCCGCGCGCCTGCTGCGGGACGCGACGGAGGTGGAACGGGTGCTCGCCGAGGCGTTGCCCCGGCTGGACGACACGGGCGGCCCGCTGCTGCGGGCCGCCCGGTGGGCACTGGGGCTGATCCCCGGCCTGGCGCGGGACTGGACCCACACGGCGCCGGCCGGCACGACGATGGCGTACGTGGGCAGCGTGGACGCCTTCGGGCGGCGGCTGCCGCTGCGGGCCGCGGCGATGCTGCTGCGGGTCCTGCGGGAGACGGACGACCTGGCGGCGCCCTGGCTGGAACACCTCGTCGCCGCCTGGTGCGAGTCCTTCGCGCTGCGGTTCCGGGCCCGCTGGGTGCCGTTGGAGCACCAGGTGGAACACCAGTCCCGGACCGTGCTGGTGGCGGCCCGGCAGGCCCGCGAGCAGGCGGCCTGA
- a CDS encoding LysR family transcriptional regulator substrate-binding protein, whose product MAGWLQGAPGRARRRDLGLALPARPRTTRQDAPAGDRRWCGSESRGYHRWCGPGCARAGFRPWTAVWTEHTSTAVRMAAAGVGVCAVPAHLVRGVVGEDCVVLSPDPVWKRPLTVYARVPLTGAAEAFVHLLCAMWPSLAAAPTAATAFTAAIAPTDAPTTAATAFVATEVTASPDARDAIASVASLATAAREAVAPSAG is encoded by the coding sequence ATGGCGGGGTGGCTCCAGGGGGCGCCCGGACGCGCACGCCGGCGGGACCTCGGCCTCGCCCTTCCGGCGCGCCCCCGCACCACCCGGCAGGACGCGCCGGCCGGGGACCGCCGCTGGTGTGGGTCGGAATCCCGTGGGTACCACCGCTGGTGTGGGCCGGGGTGCGCGCGGGCCGGATTCCGGCCCTGGACAGCCGTGTGGACCGAGCACACCTCCACGGCCGTACGGATGGCCGCCGCAGGTGTCGGGGTGTGCGCCGTACCCGCCCACCTCGTGCGGGGTGTCGTCGGCGAGGACTGTGTGGTCCTCAGCCCCGACCCGGTCTGGAAGCGTCCGCTGACCGTCTACGCGCGCGTGCCGCTCACCGGAGCCGCGGAGGCGTTCGTGCACCTGCTGTGCGCCATGTGGCCCTCGCTGGCCGCGGCGCCCACGGCAGCCACCGCGTTCACGGCAGCCATCGCGCCCACGGACGCGCCGACGACCGCGGCCACTGCCTTTGTGGCGACCGAGGTCACGGCCTCGCCGGATGCCAGGGATGCCATTGCCTCCGTGGCCTCCCTGGCGACCGCGGCCCGCGAGGCGGTCGCTCCGTCGGCCGGCTGA
- the treY gene encoding malto-oligosyltrehalose synthase — translation MTSARSGPGVPTATYRLQLQPAFPFAAAAAAVPYLASLGVSHLHLSPVLEAVPGSTHGYDVVDHARVREELGGEEGLRALARTAREHGLGLVADIVPNHMAMAPRHNRALWEVLREGPGSRYARWFDIDWEAQGGRLLLPVLGGPLGTELEHLVVDGDVLRYHDHAFPIRTGTEDLPLPRLLDAQWYRPVWWRLARTELNYRRFFSISELIGVRVEDPEVFEATHAKILQLLAEGVLDGLRVDHPDGLADPDGYLARLDEATGGRWTVVEKILADGERLPASWPVAGTTGYDALRHIDGLFTDPDGAGELLAHYRGFAAPQTDRGGDWEATVRRAAYEVLRHELAAEGDRLTRAAARLCAGSPDLALRDRAPWALRTALEELLVRMRVYRPYGSGDAAAVVTERAAEEARSAFVVPEEAGAVDVVRGLLVEPSDHVSAGSAGDHAGRTELRTRFAQTASALRAKSVEDKAFYRYVPLPAATEVGGDPGSPGVSPEDFHAYCARVQRDWPATGTVVTTHDTKRSADVRAALAVLTECPGRWARLLAEVTRAEEAVPDGQLAWAAWQTVFGLGPAERERVREALLKHVREAGMYTSWTEPEPPYEEAVAAFVAAGPCGPPGEHVAAFRKALEPHIRANVLGTALVHLTMPGVPDVYQGTESEYRALVDPDNRRPVSFPAAAPGEKDALTAAALGLRARRPGAFGTDAAYAPLAADGPAAGHCLAFARSGEVVTAVTRLSLRLDEAGGWRETRLPLPPGRWTDLLTPGREFTGYARVADLFEALPVALLERVSEGEPGAR, via the coding sequence ATGACCTCTGCGCGATCCGGACCGGGAGTGCCCACGGCCACCTACCGGCTGCAGCTCCAGCCCGCGTTCCCGTTCGCCGCCGCGGCGGCGGCCGTCCCGTACCTGGCGTCGCTCGGCGTCTCCCACCTGCACCTGTCCCCCGTGCTGGAGGCCGTACCTGGCTCCACGCACGGGTACGACGTCGTGGACCACGCGCGCGTGCGCGAGGAGCTCGGCGGCGAGGAGGGCCTGCGCGCGCTGGCACGGACCGCGCGGGAGCACGGCCTGGGCCTGGTGGCGGACATCGTGCCGAACCACATGGCGATGGCACCCCGGCACAATCGCGCCCTGTGGGAGGTGCTGCGGGAGGGCCCCGGGTCGCGCTACGCGCGCTGGTTCGACATCGACTGGGAGGCGCAGGGCGGCCGGCTGCTGCTGCCCGTGCTCGGCGGGCCGCTCGGCACGGAGCTGGAACACCTGGTGGTCGACGGTGACGTGCTGCGCTACCACGACCACGCCTTCCCGATCCGCACGGGCACCGAGGACCTGCCGCTGCCCCGGCTGCTGGACGCGCAGTGGTACCGCCCGGTGTGGTGGCGGCTGGCCCGCACCGAGCTGAACTACCGGCGCTTCTTCAGCATCTCGGAGCTGATCGGGGTGCGCGTGGAGGATCCGGAGGTGTTCGAGGCCACCCACGCCAAGATCCTCCAGCTGCTCGCGGAGGGGGTGCTCGACGGACTGCGCGTCGACCACCCCGACGGCCTCGCGGACCCCGACGGCTACCTGGCCCGGCTCGACGAGGCGACCGGCGGCCGCTGGACGGTGGTGGAGAAGATCCTGGCCGACGGCGAACGTCTGCCGGCCTCCTGGCCCGTCGCGGGCACCACGGGCTACGACGCCCTGCGCCACATCGACGGCCTGTTCACGGACCCGGACGGAGCGGGCGAACTACTCGCCCACTACCGGGGTTTCGCGGCCCCGCAGACGGACCGGGGCGGCGACTGGGAGGCCACTGTACGGCGGGCCGCGTACGAGGTGCTCCGGCACGAGCTGGCTGCCGAGGGCGACCGGCTCACCCGGGCCGCCGCGCGGCTGTGCGCCGGTTCACCGGACCTCGCGCTGCGCGACCGGGCGCCCTGGGCGCTGCGCACGGCCCTGGAGGAGCTGCTGGTCCGGATGCGTGTCTACCGGCCGTACGGCTCCGGTGACGCCGCCGCGGTCGTCACCGAGCGGGCCGCCGAGGAGGCCCGCTCGGCGTTCGTGGTGCCCGAGGAGGCCGGGGCCGTGGACGTCGTACGGGGGCTGCTGGTCGAGCCGTCCGACCACGTCTCGGCAGGGTCCGCCGGGGACCACGCGGGCCGGACGGAGCTGCGCACCCGGTTCGCGCAGACGGCGTCGGCGCTGCGCGCCAAGTCCGTCGAGGACAAGGCGTTCTACCGCTACGTGCCGCTGCCCGCGGCGACGGAGGTGGGCGGTGATCCGGGCAGCCCCGGGGTGTCCCCGGAGGACTTCCACGCCTACTGCGCGCGCGTGCAGCGCGACTGGCCGGCCACCGGCACCGTCGTCACCACGCACGACACCAAGCGCAGCGCCGACGTGCGGGCGGCGCTGGCCGTGCTCACCGAGTGCCCCGGACGCTGGGCGCGGCTGCTCGCCGAGGTGACACGGGCCGAGGAGGCCGTCCCGGACGGGCAGCTCGCATGGGCGGCCTGGCAGACGGTGTTCGGGCTGGGTCCGGCCGAGCGGGAACGGGTCCGGGAGGCTCTGCTCAAGCACGTGCGCGAGGCGGGCATGTACACCAGCTGGACGGAGCCGGAGCCGCCGTACGAGGAGGCGGTGGCCGCGTTCGTCGCGGCCGGACCGTGCGGGCCGCCCGGCGAGCACGTGGCCGCCTTCCGCAAGGCCCTGGAGCCGCACATCCGGGCCAACGTCCTCGGTACCGCCCTGGTCCATCTGACGATGCCGGGCGTGCCGGACGTGTACCAGGGCACGGAGAGCGAGTACCGGGCGCTGGTGGACCCCGACAACCGGCGGCCGGTGTCCTTCCCGGCGGCGGCGCCGGGCGAGAAGGACGCCCTGACTGCGGCGGCGCTGGGGCTGCGGGCCCGCCGGCCCGGCGCGTTCGGCACGGACGCGGCCTACGCCCCGCTCGCCGCCGACGGCCCGGCGGCCGGCCACTGCCTGGCGTTCGCGCGCTCGGGCGAGGTCGTCACGGCGGTGACCAGGCTGTCCCTGCGGCTGGACGAGGCGGGCGGCTGGCGGGAGACACGGCTGCCGCTGCCGCCCGGGCGCTGGACGGACCTGCTCACGCCGGGACGGGAGTTCACGGGGTACGCGCGCGTGGCGGACCTTTTCGAGGCGCTGCCCGTGGCACTGCTCGAGCGAGTGAGTGAGGGAGAGCCGGGGGCCCGCTGA
- the glgX gene encoding glycogen debranching protein GlgX: MQVWPGEAYPLGATYDGAGTNFAVFTEAADRAELCLLHDDGSETAVELRESDGFVRHAYMPGVMPGQRYGFRVHGPYDPGRGLRCNSAKLLLDPYAKAIAGSVRWGEEVYGYHFGAPERRNDLDSAPHTMTSVVINPYFDWGDDRPPRIEYHHTVIYEAHVKGLTMRHPGLPEELRGTYAALAHPAILDHLTELGVTALELMPVHQFVNDHRLADMGLSNYWGYNTIGFFAPHNAYASWGDRGQQVLEFKSAVRALHEAGIEVILDVVYNHTAEGNHLGPTLSFKGLDNPSYYRLADDPRYYTDTTGTGNSLLMRSPHVLQLIMDSLRYWVTEMHVDGFRFDLAATLARQFHEVDRLSSFFDLVQQDPVVSQVKLIAEPWDVGEGGYQVGNFPPLWTEWNGKYRDTVRDLWRGEPRALAEFASRLTGSSDLYQDDGRRPLASINFVTCHDGFTLGDLVSYDQKRNKANGEDNRDGESHNRSWNCGTEGETDDADVLRLRARQMRNFVATLMLSQGVPMISHGDEFARTQRGNNNAYCQDNELSWVHWPEDGAGNDSSSSSGSSSDLLEFVRAMVWLRRDHPVFRRRRFFHGRPVEGTHDELSDIVWFTPEGAEMTQRDWDSAQASALTVFLNGNAISEPGPRGERIADDSFLLMFNASPGALDFLVPVDHGRQWQVVVDTARPEGVAPGGGPKVAAGDRLTLPDRSMTVLRRPA, translated from the coding sequence ATGCAGGTCTGGCCTGGAGAGGCGTATCCGCTCGGCGCCACCTATGACGGCGCCGGAACCAACTTCGCGGTCTTCACGGAGGCCGCGGACCGAGCAGAGCTGTGTCTGCTGCACGACGACGGCTCGGAGACGGCGGTGGAGCTGCGCGAGAGCGACGGGTTCGTGCGGCACGCGTACATGCCGGGCGTGATGCCGGGCCAGCGCTACGGCTTCCGCGTGCACGGCCCGTACGACCCGGGGCGCGGGCTGCGCTGCAACTCGGCGAAGCTGCTGCTCGACCCGTACGCGAAGGCGATCGCCGGATCCGTGCGATGGGGCGAGGAGGTGTACGGCTACCACTTCGGTGCCCCCGAGCGGCGCAACGACCTGGACTCGGCGCCGCACACCATGACCTCGGTGGTGATCAACCCGTACTTCGACTGGGGCGACGACCGGCCCCCGCGCATCGAGTACCACCACACGGTCATCTACGAGGCCCACGTCAAGGGGCTGACCATGCGCCATCCGGGACTTCCGGAGGAGCTGCGCGGCACGTACGCGGCGCTCGCGCACCCGGCCATCCTCGACCACCTGACCGAACTCGGCGTGACGGCACTCGAACTGATGCCCGTACACCAGTTCGTGAACGACCACCGGCTGGCCGACATGGGCCTGAGCAACTACTGGGGCTACAACACGATCGGCTTCTTCGCCCCGCACAACGCGTACGCCTCCTGGGGCGACCGCGGCCAGCAGGTCCTGGAGTTCAAGTCGGCGGTCCGGGCGCTGCACGAGGCCGGGATCGAGGTCATCCTGGACGTCGTCTACAACCACACCGCCGAGGGCAACCACCTGGGCCCGACCCTGTCCTTCAAGGGCCTGGACAATCCGTCGTACTACCGGCTGGCGGACGATCCGCGCTACTACACGGACACCACCGGCACCGGGAACTCGCTGCTCATGCGGTCGCCGCACGTGCTCCAGCTGATCATGGACTCGCTGCGGTACTGGGTGACCGAGATGCACGTCGACGGGTTCCGCTTCGACCTCGCGGCGACCCTCGCCCGGCAGTTCCACGAGGTGGACCGGCTGTCCTCGTTCTTCGACCTGGTGCAGCAGGACCCGGTGGTCTCCCAGGTCAAGCTGATCGCCGAGCCCTGGGACGTGGGCGAGGGCGGTTACCAGGTGGGCAACTTCCCGCCGTTGTGGACCGAGTGGAACGGCAAGTACCGCGACACGGTGCGGGACCTGTGGCGCGGCGAGCCGCGCGCGCTCGCGGAGTTCGCCTCGCGGCTGACCGGCTCCTCCGACCTCTACCAGGACGACGGCCGCCGTCCGCTCGCCTCCATCAACTTCGTCACCTGCCACGACGGTTTCACCCTCGGCGACCTGGTGTCGTACGACCAGAAGCGCAACAAGGCCAACGGCGAGGACAACCGGGACGGCGAGAGCCACAACCGCTCCTGGAACTGCGGCACCGAGGGCGAGACGGACGACGCGGACGTGCTGCGGTTGCGGGCGCGGCAGATGCGGAACTTCGTCGCCACGCTGATGCTGTCCCAGGGCGTGCCGATGATCAGTCACGGAGACGAGTTCGCCCGCACCCAGCGTGGCAACAACAACGCCTATTGCCAGGACAACGAGCTGTCCTGGGTGCACTGGCCCGAGGACGGCGCCGGCAACGACAGCAGCAGCAGCAGCGGCAGCAGCAGCGATCTGCTGGAGTTCGTCCGGGCGATGGTGTGGCTGCGCCGGGACCACCCGGTGTTCCGGCGGCGCCGCTTCTTCCACGGCCGGCCGGTGGAGGGCACCCACGACGAGCTGTCCGACATCGTCTGGTTCACTCCGGAGGGCGCGGAGATGACGCAGCGGGACTGGGACTCGGCCCAGGCGTCCGCCCTGACGGTGTTCCTGAACGGCAACGCGATCTCCGAGCCGGGTCCGCGCGGGGAGCGCATCGCCGACGACTCCTTCCTGCTGATGTTCAACGCCTCCCCCGGGGCGCTGGACTTCCTGGTGCCGGTCGACCACGGCCGGCAGTGGCAGGTCGTCGTCGACACCGCCCGGCCGGAGGGCGTGGCACCGGGCGGGGGCCCGAAGGTGGCGGCCGGCGATCGCCTCACCCTGCCGGACCGCAGCATGACGGTGCTGCGACGACCCGCGTGA
- a CDS encoding Tat pathway signal sequence domain protein: MRETVRRHLGKVMAGVGLATAGTAMMAAVTLPGTAGADDGGGGGGGGGAGGRQAAWQSGQGADPVPPGVVEPAPAEGEKGTGRDPLTGDEIRRVDRIARTGQLLTAGENVAGDRGPQRLGVDLAEPHADEVDDPSPPRRADVTFYDYRSDSLVTRTVDLEAGTVERTVVSHGVQPPLSRAENAEAAELLIADPLGAGLRADYKDATGRELTTADQLLLNGAVYRAVPGGQPAALGACGEHRCVRLFPKVRNGPWIDARWLVVDLSARKVARLDRH; encoded by the coding sequence GTGCGCGAGACAGTGCGCCGCCATCTGGGCAAGGTGATGGCGGGGGTGGGCCTGGCGACCGCCGGGACCGCGATGATGGCCGCCGTCACCCTGCCGGGCACGGCGGGGGCGGACGACGGCGGCGGCGGAGGCGGCGGCGGAGGAGCGGGCGGCAGGCAGGCCGCGTGGCAGTCCGGGCAGGGAGCGGACCCGGTACCGCCGGGCGTGGTCGAACCGGCGCCGGCCGAGGGCGAGAAGGGGACCGGCCGCGACCCGCTGACCGGCGACGAGATCCGGCGGGTCGACAGGATCGCCAGGACGGGGCAGTTGCTGACCGCCGGCGAGAACGTCGCCGGCGACCGGGGTCCGCAGCGCCTCGGCGTCGACCTCGCCGAACCGCACGCGGACGAAGTGGACGACCCGAGCCCGCCGCGGCGGGCCGACGTGACCTTCTACGACTACCGGAGCGACTCGCTCGTCACCAGGACGGTCGACCTGGAGGCCGGTACCGTCGAACGGACGGTGGTCAGCCACGGCGTCCAGCCGCCGCTGAGCCGGGCCGAGAACGCCGAGGCAGCCGAGCTGCTGATCGCCGACCCGCTCGGCGCGGGCCTCAGGGCGGACTACAAGGACGCCACCGGCCGCGAACTGACCACCGCGGACCAGCTCTTGCTCAACGGAGCGGTCTACCGGGCCGTCCCGGGCGGGCAACCCGCCGCTCTGGGAGCGTGCGGTGAACACCGCTGCGTTCGGCTGTTCCCGAAGGTCAGGAACGGCCCCTGGATCGACGCCCGGTGGCTGGTCGTCGACCTGAGCGCCCGCAAGGTCGCCCGTCTCGACCGGCACTGA